Proteins found in one Pseudomonas mosselii genomic segment:
- the dusA gene encoding tRNA dihydrouridine(20/20a) synthase DusA, with protein MHSQAATPATLRPEPSRRFSVAPMMDWTDRHCRFFLRLLSQHALLYTEMVTTGALLHNDAQRFLRHDQSEHPLALQLGGSVPADLAACARLAEEAGYDEVNLNVGCPSDRVQNNMIGACLMGHPGLVADCVKAMQDAVGIPVTVKHRIGINGRDSYAELCDFVGQVRDAGCRSFTVHARIAILEGLSPKENREIPPLRYDVAAQLKADFPDLELVLNGGIKTLDECRTHLLTFDGVMLGREAYHNPYLLAEVDQQLFGSAAPVVSRAEAMEKLRPYIVAHMQSGGAMHHITRHILGLGQGFPGARRFRQLLSADIHKTSEPLKVLDQAAELLQGR; from the coding sequence ATGCATTCTCAAGCCGCCACACCCGCTACCCTGCGCCCCGAGCCATCCCGCCGCTTCTCCGTAGCGCCCATGATGGACTGGACAGACCGCCACTGCCGCTTCTTCCTGCGCCTGCTCTCCCAGCACGCCCTGCTCTACACCGAAATGGTCACCACCGGCGCCCTGCTGCACAACGACGCCCAGCGTTTCCTGCGCCATGACCAATCCGAGCACCCGCTGGCCCTGCAGCTGGGCGGCAGCGTGCCGGCGGACTTGGCCGCCTGCGCCCGCCTGGCCGAAGAGGCCGGCTACGACGAGGTCAACCTCAACGTCGGCTGCCCCAGCGACCGGGTGCAGAACAACATGATCGGCGCCTGCCTGATGGGCCATCCGGGTCTGGTGGCCGATTGCGTCAAGGCCATGCAGGACGCGGTCGGCATCCCGGTCACGGTCAAGCACCGTATCGGCATCAACGGCCGCGACAGCTACGCCGAGCTGTGCGACTTCGTCGGCCAGGTGCGCGACGCCGGGTGCCGCAGCTTCACCGTGCATGCGCGCATCGCCATCCTCGAAGGCCTGTCGCCCAAGGAGAACCGTGAGATCCCACCGCTGCGCTATGACGTGGCGGCGCAGTTGAAGGCCGACTTCCCGGACCTGGAGCTGGTGCTCAACGGCGGCATCAAGACCCTCGACGAGTGCCGCACCCACCTGCTGACCTTCGACGGCGTGATGCTCGGGCGCGAGGCGTACCACAACCCGTACCTGCTGGCCGAGGTCGACCAGCAGCTGTTCGGCAGCGCGGCGCCGGTGGTCAGCCGGGCCGAGGCGATGGAAAAGCTGCGTCCGTACATCGTCGCGCACATGCAAAGCGGCGGCGCGATGCATCACATCACCCGGCATATCCTCGGGCTGGGCCAGGGCTTCCCGGGGGCGCGGCGCTTCCGGCAGTTGCTGTCGGCGGACATTCACAAGACCAGCGAGCCGCTGAAGGTGCTGGACCAGGCTGCCGAGCTGTTGCAGGGGCGTTGA
- a CDS encoding cupredoxin domain-containing protein encodes MKHLFIAAALALVSLPSFADNGKPFAFGEPAEAAKATRTIEVVLKDIAFEPKSIKVKAGETVRFVLVNEGKLPHEFNLGDKAMHAEHQKEMIAMQGKMFTAGMNHEGMDHGQMDHGQMGADHGHAGGNTVLVQPGQRAELNWTFRKSAPIEFACNVPGHYQAGMVGPLTIE; translated from the coding sequence ATGAAACACCTGTTCATCGCCGCCGCCCTCGCACTGGTCAGCCTGCCGAGCTTTGCCGACAACGGCAAACCCTTCGCCTTCGGCGAGCCGGCCGAGGCGGCCAAGGCCACCCGCACCATCGAGGTGGTACTCAAGGACATCGCCTTCGAACCGAAGAGCATCAAGGTCAAGGCTGGCGAGACCGTGCGCTTCGTGCTGGTCAACGAAGGCAAGCTGCCCCACGAGTTCAACCTGGGCGACAAGGCCATGCACGCCGAGCACCAGAAGGAAATGATCGCCATGCAGGGCAAGATGTTCACTGCCGGCATGAACCACGAAGGCATGGACCATGGCCAGATGGATCACGGCCAGATGGGCGCTGACCACGGTCATGCGGGTGGCAACACCGTGCTGGTACAGCCCGGCCAGCGCGCCGAGCTGAACTGGACCTTCCGCAAGTCGGCGCCCATCGAGTTCGCCTGCAACGTGCCTGGCCACTACCAGGCAGGCATGGTCGGCCCGCTGACCATCGAGTGA
- the rssB gene encoding two-component system response regulator RssB, with protein MQKPSATLLIIDDDEVVRASLAAYLEDSGFSVLQAGNGQQGLQVFEAHQPDLVICDLRMPQMGGLELIRRISERAPQLPVIVVSGAGVMSDAVEALRLGAADYLIKPLEDLAVLEHSVRRALDRSRLVLENQRYREKLEAANRELEASLHLLQEDQTAGRQVQMNMLPENPWVAGEFAFEHQIIPSLYLSGDFADYFRVDDRRIAFYLADVSGHGASSAFVTVLLKFMTTRLLFEFKRGGKMREFKPSQVLSHINRGLINCKLGKHVTMVGGVIDEDTGLLTYSVGGHLPLPVLYTPGQARYLEGRGLPVGLFDEASYQDQVLELPPQFSLTLMSDGILDLLPGDTLKDKEAALPEIVKAAGGSLEGLRQRFELATLGEMPDDIALLVLSRNLE; from the coding sequence ATGCAGAAACCCAGTGCAACGCTGCTGATCATCGATGACGACGAGGTGGTCCGTGCCAGTCTCGCCGCCTATCTGGAAGACAGCGGCTTCAGCGTCCTTCAGGCCGGCAACGGCCAGCAGGGCCTCCAGGTCTTCGAAGCACACCAGCCCGACCTCGTGATCTGCGATCTGCGCATGCCGCAGATGGGCGGCCTTGAACTGATCCGCCGGATCAGCGAGCGCGCGCCGCAGTTGCCGGTGATCGTGGTGTCCGGTGCCGGCGTCATGAGCGACGCGGTCGAAGCCTTGCGCCTGGGCGCGGCGGACTACCTGATCAAGCCCCTGGAAGACCTGGCCGTGCTCGAGCACTCGGTGCGCCGCGCCCTCGATCGCTCGCGCCTGGTGCTGGAAAACCAGCGCTACCGGGAGAAGCTCGAAGCGGCCAACCGCGAGCTGGAGGCCAGTCTGCACCTGCTGCAGGAGGACCAGACCGCCGGTCGCCAGGTGCAGATGAACATGCTCCCGGAAAACCCCTGGGTGGCTGGCGAGTTCGCCTTCGAGCACCAGATCATTCCGTCGCTGTACCTGTCGGGCGATTTCGCCGACTACTTCCGTGTGGATGACCGGCGCATCGCCTTCTACCTGGCGGACGTCTCCGGTCACGGCGCCTCGTCGGCGTTCGTCACTGTGCTGCTCAAGTTCATGACCACGCGCCTGCTGTTCGAATTCAAGCGTGGCGGTAAAATGCGCGAGTTCAAGCCTTCGCAGGTGCTCAGCCACATCAACCGTGGGCTGATCAACTGCAAGCTGGGCAAGCATGTGACCATGGTCGGTGGCGTCATCGACGAGGACACCGGCCTGCTCACCTACAGCGTCGGCGGCCACTTGCCGCTGCCGGTGCTGTACACCCCGGGCCAGGCCCGCTACCTCGAAGGCCGCGGCCTGCCGGTGGGGTTGTTCGACGAGGCCAGCTACCAGGACCAGGTGCTGGAACTGCCACCGCAGTTCAGCCTCACCCTGATGTCCGATGGCATTCTGGACCTTTTGCCCGGGGACACACTCAAAGATAAGGAAGCGGCCTTGCCGGAAATCGTCAAGGCGGCAGGTGGTAGCCTGGAGGGGCTGCGCCAACGATTCGAATTGGCTACGCTTGGGGAGATGCCGGATGATATCGCCCTATTGGTGTTGAGCAGGAACCTTGAATGA
- the queF gene encoding NADPH-dependent 7-cyano-7-deazaguanine reductase QueF (Catalyzes the NADPH-dependent reduction of 7-cyano-7-deazaguanine (preQ0) to 7-aminomethyl-7-deazaguanine (preQ1) in queuosine biosynthesis), producing the protein MHPAAEHSPLGKSSEYIATYTPSLLFPIPRLAKWAELGVSADALPWQGVDFWNCFELSWLLPSGKPVVAIGEFAIPCDSPNIIESKSFKLYLNSLNQTVFESVAALQACLVQDLSAAAGKPVAVKVSTLAEVEGQGVTTLPGQCIDALDVNISNYEQPQPELLRCAPERVVEETVHSHLLKSNCPVTGQPDWGSVVVEYKGQALDHASLLTYLISFRQHADFHEQCVERIYLDLKNLLKPEHLTVYARYVRRGGLDINPYRSTGAISPQNLRLVRQ; encoded by the coding sequence ATGCATCCCGCCGCCGAACACTCCCCGCTGGGCAAGTCCAGCGAATACATCGCCACCTACACCCCTTCGCTGCTGTTCCCGATTCCCCGCCTGGCCAAATGGGCCGAGCTGGGTGTGAGCGCAGACGCGCTGCCCTGGCAGGGCGTGGACTTCTGGAACTGCTTCGAGCTGTCCTGGCTGCTGCCCTCGGGCAAGCCGGTGGTGGCCATCGGTGAGTTCGCCATCCCGTGCGATTCGCCGAACATCATCGAGTCCAAGTCCTTCAAGCTGTACCTCAACTCGTTGAACCAGACGGTGTTCGAGTCGGTAGCGGCGTTGCAGGCGTGCCTGGTGCAGGACCTGTCCGCCGCAGCCGGCAAGCCGGTCGCGGTCAAGGTCAGCACCCTGGCCGAGGTAGAGGGGCAGGGCGTGACCACGCTACCGGGCCAGTGCATCGACGCGCTGGATGTGAACATCAGCAACTACGAGCAGCCGCAACCGGAGCTGCTGCGTTGCGCGCCGGAGCGCGTGGTGGAAGAGACCGTGCACAGCCACCTGCTCAAATCCAACTGCCCGGTCACCGGCCAGCCGGACTGGGGTAGCGTGGTGGTGGAGTACAAGGGGCAGGCGCTGGATCATGCCAGCCTGCTGACCTACCTGATCAGCTTCCGCCAGCATGCCGACTTCCACGAACAATGCGTGGAGCGGATCTACCTGGACCTGAAGAACCTGCTCAAGCCTGAGCACCTGACGGTGTATGCACGGTACGTGCGCCGCGGCGGGCTGGATATCAACCCGTACCGCAGCACTGGGGCGATCAGCCCGCAGAACCTGCGATTGGTGCGTCAGTAA
- a CDS encoding DUF4404 family protein, with the protein MPARELQEQLDSLREQLDRNPPLSLEERDHLHELMQQIEAQIKLEEATNDNNLVDGVNTAVERFEADHPDLTAILRNIANHLHSMGI; encoded by the coding sequence ATGCCTGCCCGCGAACTGCAAGAGCAACTCGATAGCCTGCGCGAGCAACTGGACCGCAATCCACCGCTCTCGCTGGAAGAGCGCGACCACCTGCATGAACTGATGCAGCAGATCGAAGCCCAGATCAAGCTCGAGGAAGCGACCAACGACAACAACCTGGTCGATGGGGTCAATACCGCCGTTGAACGTTTCGAGGCCGATCACCCAGACCTTACCGCCATCCTGCGCAATATCGCCAATCACCTGCACAGCATGGGGATCTGA
- the tal gene encoding transaldolase, translated as MTSKLEQLKQFTTVVADTGDLDAITRLKPVDATTNPSLLLKAAAIPGYADLLKQVKADAKGNVDLACDKFAVSVGSGILKVIPGRISTEVDARLSFDEPALLKKARQLIELYEAAGVPKDRVLIKLASTWEGIRAAEKLEKEGIQTNLTLLFSFAQAQACADAGVFLISPFVGRIYDWYKKSTGKEYVGAEDPGVQSVTRIYDYYKTNGYNTVVMGASFRNIGQIEQLAGCDRLTISPELLQQLSDDQGELPRLLKPGNAGEAKQQLNESQFRWAMNEDAMATEKLAEGIRQFARDQEKLEALMAG; from the coding sequence ATGACCTCCAAGCTGGAACAACTCAAGCAGTTCACCACCGTCGTCGCCGACACCGGCGACCTGGACGCCATCACCCGCCTCAAGCCGGTCGACGCCACCACCAACCCATCGCTGCTGCTCAAGGCCGCGGCCATCCCGGGTTACGCCGACCTGCTCAAGCAGGTCAAGGCCGATGCCAAGGGCAATGTCGACCTGGCCTGCGACAAGTTCGCCGTGTCGGTGGGCTCGGGCATTCTCAAGGTCATTCCGGGGCGCATTTCCACCGAGGTGGACGCGCGACTGTCGTTCGACGAGCCGGCGCTGCTGAAAAAGGCCCGTCAGCTGATCGAGCTGTATGAAGCGGCCGGCGTGCCGAAAGACCGCGTGCTGATCAAGCTGGCCTCCACCTGGGAAGGCATCCGCGCCGCCGAGAAGCTGGAGAAGGAAGGCATCCAGACCAACCTCACCCTGCTGTTCTCCTTCGCCCAGGCCCAGGCCTGCGCCGATGCCGGGGTGTTCCTGATCTCGCCGTTCGTGGGGCGCATCTACGACTGGTACAAGAAAAGCACCGGCAAGGAATACGTCGGCGCCGAGGATCCGGGCGTGCAGTCGGTCACCCGCATCTACGACTACTACAAGACCAACGGCTACAACACCGTGGTCATGGGCGCGAGCTTCCGCAACATCGGCCAGATCGAGCAACTGGCCGGCTGCGACCGCCTGACCATCAGCCCCGAGCTGCTGCAGCAGCTGTCGGACGACCAGGGCGAGCTGCCACGCCTGCTCAAGCCGGGTAATGCCGGCGAGGCCAAGCAACAGTTGAACGAAAGCCAGTTCCGCTGGGCGATGAACGAAGACGCCATGGCCACCGAGAAGCTGGCCGAAGGCATCCGCCAGTTCGCCCGCGACCAGGAGAAGCTGGAAGCCCTGATGGCTGGCTGA
- a CDS encoding alkaline phosphatase D family protein, translating into MPATASLPLVLAGPILRRLEPQRLAIWLVGSQPLQPEFLLEQTGINATMHAEVIPVGQHAFIHLLDIRFDHPLPCNVALEYDLRLANGQGIADWAPYLLYSGASRPCFVLRDRLDQLLHGSCRKPHHPAADGLLCADRLLAADPRPEKRPAVLLMSGDQVYADDVAGPMLRAIHTLIERLGLFDEALDGALVDSGAALYRHPACYYHRADLLPAQEGNETLRERFFGGKRKPIFSSSNADNHLVTFAEVMAMYLLVWSPLPWTLAGLEMPEGLTAQRQARYQRELPLIEAFRDGLGQVARVMAHLPCLMIFDDHDITDDWNLSAQWEQTAYGHPFSRRIIGNALLGYLLCQGWGNDPDGCAALVGQCRQLNEARDELIGELLRFQGWQYALPSNPPLLVLDTRTRRWRSESSLGKPSGLLDWEALSELQQALLDHPSAIIVSPAPIFGVKLIETVQRVFSALGYPLLVDAENWMAHRGAAQVILNIFRHSRTPGHYVVLSGDVHYSFVYEVLIRHRQRSPHLWQVTSSGIKNEFPRRLLDVLDRLNRWLYSPRSPLNWFTKRREMQVVPRTPSRSKAGERLWNSAGLGQVFFDGQGRPERVYQLNADGSPATAFIQD; encoded by the coding sequence ATGCCCGCCACCGCTTCGCTCCCCCTCGTCCTCGCCGGCCCCATCCTGCGCCGCCTGGAACCGCAACGCCTGGCCATCTGGCTGGTCGGCTCGCAACCACTACAACCCGAATTCCTGCTCGAGCAAACCGGCATCAACGCCACGATGCACGCTGAGGTGATCCCGGTCGGACAGCACGCCTTCATCCACCTGCTGGACATCCGCTTCGACCACCCGCTGCCCTGCAATGTGGCGCTCGAATACGACCTGCGCCTGGCCAACGGTCAGGGCATCGCCGACTGGGCCCCGTACCTGCTCTACTCCGGAGCCAGCCGCCCCTGCTTCGTACTGCGCGATCGTCTCGACCAGTTGCTCCACGGCTCCTGCCGCAAGCCCCACCATCCGGCCGCCGACGGCCTGCTGTGTGCCGACCGCCTACTTGCCGCCGATCCGCGCCCTGAAAAACGCCCCGCCGTGCTGCTGATGAGCGGTGACCAAGTCTATGCCGACGATGTCGCCGGCCCCATGCTGCGTGCCATCCACACGCTGATCGAGCGTCTGGGCCTGTTCGACGAAGCCCTCGATGGCGCCCTGGTCGACAGCGGCGCCGCGCTCTATCGCCATCCGGCCTGCTACTACCACCGCGCCGACCTGCTGCCGGCCCAGGAAGGCAACGAAACCCTGCGCGAACGCTTCTTCGGCGGCAAGCGCAAGCCGATCTTCTCGTCCAGCAACGCCGACAACCACCTGGTGACCTTCGCCGAGGTCATGGCCATGTACCTGCTGGTCTGGTCGCCGCTACCGTGGACGCTGGCGGGGTTGGAGATGCCGGAGGGCCTGACCGCGCAGCGCCAGGCTCGTTATCAGCGCGAGCTGCCACTGATCGAGGCCTTCCGTGACGGCCTCGGCCAGGTGGCGCGGGTGATGGCCCACCTGCCCTGCCTGATGATCTTCGACGACCACGACATCACCGACGACTGGAACCTGTCGGCGCAATGGGAACAAACCGCCTACGGCCACCCGTTCTCGCGGCGCATCATCGGTAACGCTTTGCTCGGCTACCTGCTGTGCCAAGGCTGGGGCAACGATCCGGACGGTTGCGCGGCGCTGGTCGGGCAATGCCGGCAACTGAACGAGGCACGGGACGAGCTGATCGGCGAGCTGCTGCGCTTCCAGGGCTGGCAGTACGCGCTGCCCAGCAACCCGCCGCTGCTGGTGCTGGACACCCGCACCCGCCGCTGGCGCAGCGAAAGCAGCCTGGGCAAGCCCTCCGGCCTGCTCGACTGGGAGGCGCTGAGCGAGCTGCAGCAGGCGCTGCTCGACCACCCTTCGGCGATCATCGTGTCGCCGGCGCCGATCTTCGGGGTCAAGCTGATCGAGACCGTGCAGCGGGTGTTCAGCGCCCTGGGCTACCCGTTGCTGGTGGATGCGGAAAACTGGATGGCCCATCGCGGCGCGGCGCAGGTGATCCTCAACATCTTCCGCCATTCGCGCACGCCGGGGCACTACGTGGTGCTGTCGGGCGACGTGCACTACTCGTTCGTCTATGAGGTGCTGATTCGCCACCGCCAACGCAGCCCGCACCTGTGGCAGGTGACCAGCAGCGGGATCAAGAACGAGTTTCCCCGGCGCCTGCTGGATGTGCTCGACCGGCTCAACCGCTGGCTGTACTCACCGCGCTCGCCGCTCAACTGGTTCACCAAGCGCCGGGAAATGCAAGTGGTGCCGCGCACGCCTAGCCGCAGCAAGGCCGGGGAGCGGTTGTGGAACAGCGCGGGGTTGGGGCAGGTGTTCTTCGATGGCCAGGGGCGGCCGGAGCGGGTGTATCAGTTGAATGCGGATGGTTCGCCGGCTACGGCGTTCATCCAGGACTGA
- a CDS encoding MlaA family lipoprotein encodes MRRIGAGVIERVTQACVCASLLLAPVAATQAATEEDPWESVNRPIFRFNDVLDTYALKPLAQGYQYVTPQFLEDGIHNIFRNLGDVTNLANNVLQLKPRAAGIDTARLIVNTTFGLGGFFDVGTKMGLQRSDEDFGQTLGYWGVPSGPYVVIPFLGPSTVRDGLAKYPDTYTEPYRYIDHVPTRNSIFAMDVIDTRASLLSAEKLIQGDKYIFLRNAYLQNREFKVKDGQVEDDF; translated from the coding sequence ATGCGTAGGATCGGTGCCGGAGTGATCGAGCGAGTCACCCAGGCCTGTGTCTGCGCCAGCTTGCTGCTGGCGCCCGTGGCAGCCACCCAGGCGGCAACCGAGGAGGATCCGTGGGAGTCGGTCAACCGACCGATCTTCAGGTTCAACGATGTCCTCGACACCTATGCCCTCAAGCCGCTGGCCCAGGGTTACCAGTACGTCACCCCGCAGTTCCTCGAGGATGGCATCCACAACATCTTCCGCAACCTGGGCGACGTCACCAACCTGGCCAACAACGTGCTGCAGCTCAAGCCTCGAGCGGCGGGCATCGACACGGCGCGGCTGATCGTCAACACCACCTTCGGCCTGGGCGGTTTCTTCGACGTCGGCACCAAGATGGGCCTGCAGCGCAGCGACGAGGACTTCGGCCAGACCCTCGGCTACTGGGGCGTGCCCAGCGGGCCGTACGTGGTCATTCCGTTCCTTGGCCCGAGCACCGTGCGTGACGGCCTGGCCAAGTACCCGGACACCTACACCGAACCCTACCGCTACATCGACCATGTGCCGACCCGCAACTCGATCTTCGCGATGGACGTGATCGACACCCGCGCCAGCCTGCTGTCGGCGGAGAAGCTGATCCAGGGCGACAAGTACATCTTCCTGCGCAATGCCTACCTGCAGAATCGCGAGTTCAAGGTCAAGGACGGCCAGGTCGAAGACGACTTCTGA
- a CDS encoding PilZ domain-containing protein: MSQPPVDYSEKRDFIRMRIEAEVSLLHAGQVISAVCIDLSSSGMQVQAPQRFKVGDQLEVRIDSDHAALAGLHASTEVVWIADQPGGAQKFGLRILAMH, from the coding sequence ATGTCCCAGCCCCCCGTGGATTACAGCGAAAAACGCGATTTCATACGCATGCGCATTGAAGCCGAGGTCAGCCTGCTGCACGCCGGCCAGGTGATCAGTGCCGTGTGCATCGACCTCTCCAGCAGCGGCATGCAGGTCCAGGCACCGCAGCGATTCAAAGTGGGCGACCAGCTCGAGGTGCGCATCGACTCCGACCACGCCGCCCTCGCCGGCCTGCATGCCAGCACCGAAGTGGTGTGGATCGCCGACCAGCCCGGCGGCGCGCAGAAGTTCGGCCTGCGCATCCTGGCCATGCATTGA
- a CDS encoding DUF3077 domain-containing protein, whose amino-acid sequence MTTDTTTPHTTVGKTKFYQGEGQTDPLFCIEPGIPCQHARDQASELMGCVRDLTITGIMEEKPQMLWAAYYLSALAKALMDDAELGMSR is encoded by the coding sequence ATGACCACAGACACCACCACACCCCACACCACCGTGGGCAAGACCAAGTTCTACCAAGGCGAAGGCCAGACCGATCCGCTGTTCTGCATCGAACCTGGGATCCCTTGCCAGCATGCGCGGGATCAGGCCTCGGAACTGATGGGCTGCGTGCGCGACCTGACCATCACCGGGATCATGGAGGAGAAACCGCAGATGCTCTGGGCGGCGTATTACCTGAGTGCATTGGCCAAGGCGCTGATGGATGATGCGGAGTTGGGGATGAGCCGCTGA
- a CDS encoding heavy metal response regulator transcription factor, which yields MKLLIVEDQAKTGQYLSQGLSEAGFVTELANDGDTGQHLALTGDHDLLILDVMLPGRNGWQILQAVRQAGLETPVLFLTARDAVEDRVHGLELGADDYLVKPFAFSELLARVRSLLRRGASASQDTCLNLADLRLDLIRRRAERAGQRVDLTAKEFALLELLLRRQGEVLPKSLIASQVWDMNFDSDTNVIEVAIRRLRLKIDDHHATKLIHTVRGMGYVLEERQD from the coding sequence ATGAAACTGCTGATCGTCGAAGACCAGGCCAAGACTGGCCAGTACCTGAGCCAGGGCCTGAGCGAAGCCGGCTTCGTCACTGAGCTTGCCAACGATGGCGACACCGGCCAGCACCTGGCCCTGACCGGTGACCACGACCTGCTGATCCTCGATGTGATGCTGCCGGGGCGCAACGGTTGGCAGATTCTCCAGGCCGTGCGCCAGGCCGGGCTGGAAACGCCGGTGCTGTTCCTCACCGCCCGAGATGCCGTCGAGGACCGCGTCCACGGCCTGGAGCTGGGCGCTGACGACTACCTGGTCAAGCCATTCGCCTTCTCCGAACTGCTGGCCCGGGTGCGCAGCCTGCTGCGCCGAGGCGCCAGCGCCAGCCAGGACACCTGCCTGAACCTGGCCGACCTGCGCCTGGACCTGATCCGCCGCCGCGCCGAACGCGCCGGCCAGCGCGTCGACCTGACCGCCAAGGAATTCGCCCTGCTCGAACTGCTGCTGCGCCGCCAGGGCGAGGTGCTGCCCAAGTCGCTGATCGCCTCGCAGGTGTGGGACATGAACTTCGACAGCGACACCAACGTCATCGAGGTGGCCATCCGCCGCCTGCGCCTGAAGATCGACGACCATCACGCCACCAAGCTGATCCATACCGTGCGCGGCATGGGCTACGTGCTCGAGGAGCGCCAGGACTGA
- the rssC gene encoding anti-sigma factor antagonist RssC, with protein sequence MSTGRIQFAEQSGTFVLKFVGEVRLTLCSALDATIEKIFTALNFSAIVIDLTETESIDSTTLGLLAKLSILSRQKVGLLPTLVTTNPDISRLLQSMGFDQVFNIVDRPVPCPECLTDLPSQDQDESVVRSKVLEAHKILMGLNDSNREAFHDLVSALERS encoded by the coding sequence ATGAGTACTGGTAGAATCCAGTTCGCCGAGCAGAGCGGGACCTTCGTTCTGAAATTTGTCGGTGAAGTGCGCCTGACCCTGTGTTCGGCGCTGGATGCGACGATCGAGAAGATCTTCACCGCGCTGAACTTCTCGGCCATCGTCATCGACCTGACCGAAACCGAGAGCATCGACAGTACCACCCTCGGCCTGCTGGCCAAGCTGTCGATCCTGTCCCGGCAGAAGGTTGGCCTGCTGCCCACCCTGGTCACCACCAACCCGGACATTTCCCGCCTGCTGCAGTCCATGGGCTTCGACCAGGTGTTCAACATCGTCGACCGGCCGGTGCCGTGCCCGGAATGCCTGACCGATCTGCCGTCCCAGGACCAGGACGAGAGCGTGGTGCGTTCCAAGGTGCTGGAGGCGCACAAGATCCTCATGGGCTTGAACGACTCCAACCGTGAAGCTTTTCATGACCTGGTGAGCGCGCTCGAGCGGTCCTGA
- a CDS encoding aminoglycoside phosphotransferase family protein codes for MFDHYLKRWALTLDGDALVSLNGHLLQVRQGDTPAMLKIAQSPEEQAGNQLMAWWGGDGAASVLAHDGEALLMKRAQGSASLAQMVADGRDDEATRILCAVVARLHAPRAEPMPALVPLAQWFEALWSAAATHGGVLEYSARAARALLAEPQDVVVLHGDIHHGNVLDFGPAGWLAIDPKGLYGERGFDYANILCNPDDASALAPGAFARRIAIISTAAGIDRRRILQWVLAWAGLSATWMIEDGVEPYRRLEMVKLAASALDCDVQVSD; via the coding sequence ATGTTTGACCACTACCTGAAACGATGGGCGCTTACCCTCGACGGGGACGCGCTCGTTTCGTTGAACGGCCATCTTCTCCAGGTTCGCCAGGGCGATACACCCGCCATGCTGAAAATCGCGCAATCACCCGAAGAGCAGGCCGGCAACCAGCTCATGGCCTGGTGGGGCGGTGATGGTGCGGCCTCGGTACTGGCTCATGATGGCGAGGCATTGTTGATGAAGCGGGCGCAAGGCTCGGCATCCTTGGCGCAGATGGTTGCCGATGGCCGGGATGATGAAGCCACGCGCATCCTCTGCGCGGTGGTAGCCCGCCTACACGCCCCACGCGCTGAGCCAATGCCTGCGCTGGTTCCGCTGGCGCAATGGTTCGAAGCGTTGTGGAGTGCGGCGGCAACTCACGGTGGGGTGCTGGAATACAGTGCCAGGGCGGCGAGGGCGCTTTTGGCCGAACCGCAGGATGTGGTAGTGCTGCACGGCGATATCCATCACGGCAACGTGCTGGATTTCGGGCCGGCTGGATGGCTCGCCATCGATCCCAAGGGGCTGTACGGCGAGCGCGGCTTCGATTACGCCAACATCCTCTGCAACCCCGACGATGCAAGCGCGTTGGCACCGGGGGCCTTTGCGCGTCGGATAGCGATTATCTCGACTGCTGCCGGTATTGATCGGCGCAGGATTTTGCAATGGGTGTTGGCATGGGCAGGGTTGTCGGCGACCTGGATGATCGAGGACGGTGTCGAGCCGTACCGTAGGCTTGAGATGGTGAAGCTGGCAGCTTCGGCGCTCGACTGCGACGTTCAGGTTTCTGACTGA